The following proteins are encoded in a genomic region of Pseudodesulfovibrio mercurii:
- a CDS encoding transglutaminase-like cysteine peptidase, whose protein sequence is MVALCAACLAVVLVLSPRAVAAQATPDPATARPEAVRPATAVPSAVQPAPANHTTGKSDKRQLFGTLEFKGKIQKLPKWTRVLDKMKAWKGYFKDDRTNDHPSKKAWNTLKAQVGDKSEMDRLRAVTRFFNKWPYRLDMANWGVSDYWETPWEFLKKSGDCEDYSIAKFYALQELGFTDDQLRIVAVKDAIRGIGHAVLAVYATDDIYILDNQTDMVLSHTKYKHYIPQYSINEKYRWMHVAPQKRTTYEKAKQ, encoded by the coding sequence ATGGTTGCGCTCTGCGCGGCCTGTCTGGCCGTGGTCCTGGTCCTGTCCCCGAGAGCCGTTGCGGCCCAGGCGACGCCGGACCCGGCCACGGCCCGGCCCGAAGCGGTCCGGCCCGCGACCGCCGTGCCCTCGGCGGTCCAACCCGCGCCGGCCAATCACACGACGGGTAAGTCCGACAAGCGCCAGCTGTTCGGGACCCTGGAGTTCAAGGGCAAGATCCAGAAACTGCCCAAGTGGACGCGCGTGCTCGACAAGATGAAGGCCTGGAAGGGGTACTTCAAGGACGACCGGACCAACGACCATCCCTCCAAGAAGGCCTGGAACACCCTCAAGGCACAGGTCGGCGACAAGTCCGAGATGGACCGCCTCCGGGCCGTGACCAGGTTCTTCAACAAGTGGCCGTACCGTTTGGACATGGCCAATTGGGGCGTCAGCGACTACTGGGAGACGCCCTGGGAATTTCTCAAGAAGTCGGGGGACTGCGAGGACTATTCCATCGCCAAGTTCTACGCCCTTCAGGAACTTGGCTTCACCGACGACCAGCTGCGCATCGTGGCCGTCAAGGACGCCATCCGGGGCATCGGCCACGCCGTGCTGGCGGTTTACGCCACGGACGACATCTACATTCTCGACAATCAGACCGACATGGTCCTGTCCCATACGAAGTACAAGCATTACATCCCGCAGTACTCGATCAACGAGAAGTACCGCTGGATGCACGTGGCCCCGCAGAAGCGGACCACCTACGAAAAGGCGAAGCAATAA
- a CDS encoding HlyD family type I secretion periplasmic adaptor subunit — protein MSKKFDRETLLFMSEVDQAMYGKGHRLAYLMSTAILLMIVIFIVWAKLAMLDERTRGFGRVIPSQRIQEIQNLEGGIMNELFVQEGQTVEKGDILCRLSNEQAASYYRDAQSKALEHQAAIARLQAEADGAAEPDFPPDVVKKAPQLVEDQRRIFVAQRNKLNIDIGLLEDQYQQRQQEVSEMVARRNQLRQSLDVAEKQRNIAKPLVEKHIHSELDYLRLEQTVVQLRGDMQALTLGIPRVQRAAKEAKGRIDQARAEYRADALEEINSRRQELNSIQENLSSGGDRVTRTDVRSPVRGVVKHIMVNTIGGVIRPGESIMEVVPLDDTLLVEAEVKPSDIAFLHPGQKAKVKITAYDFSIYGGLDGIVENISADTIEDEKGESHYLVKVRTKENAITYRGQQLPIIPGMTASVDILTGRKSVLDYLLKPLLKAKQNALRER, from the coding sequence ATGAGCAAGAAATTCGATAGAGAAACGCTCCTGTTCATGAGCGAGGTGGACCAGGCCATGTACGGCAAGGGCCACCGGCTTGCCTACCTCATGTCCACGGCCATCCTGCTGATGATCGTCATCTTCATCGTCTGGGCCAAGCTGGCCATGCTCGACGAGCGCACGCGTGGCTTCGGTCGGGTCATCCCGTCCCAGCGCATTCAGGAAATCCAGAACCTGGAGGGCGGCATCATGAACGAGCTGTTCGTCCAGGAGGGCCAGACCGTGGAGAAGGGCGACATTCTCTGCCGCCTGTCCAACGAACAGGCCGCCAGTTACTACCGCGACGCCCAGAGCAAGGCCCTGGAGCACCAGGCGGCCATCGCCCGGCTCCAGGCCGAGGCGGACGGCGCGGCCGAACCGGACTTCCCGCCCGACGTGGTCAAGAAGGCGCCCCAGCTGGTCGAGGACCAGCGGCGCATCTTCGTGGCCCAGCGCAACAAGCTGAACATCGACATCGGCCTGCTCGAGGACCAGTACCAGCAGCGCCAGCAGGAGGTCAGCGAGATGGTCGCCCGCCGCAACCAGCTCCGCCAGAGCCTGGACGTGGCCGAGAAGCAGCGCAACATCGCCAAGCCGTTGGTGGAGAAGCACATCCACTCCGAACTCGACTACCTGCGCCTGGAGCAGACCGTGGTTCAGCTGCGCGGCGACATGCAGGCCCTGACCCTGGGCATCCCCCGCGTGCAGCGGGCCGCCAAGGAGGCCAAGGGGCGCATCGACCAGGCCCGGGCCGAGTACCGGGCCGACGCGCTGGAGGAGATCAACTCCCGCAGGCAGGAACTCAACTCCATCCAGGAGAACCTGAGTTCCGGCGGCGACCGCGTGACCCGCACCGACGTGCGCTCGCCCGTGCGCGGCGTGGTCAAGCACATCATGGTCAACACCATCGGCGGCGTCATCCGGCCCGGCGAATCCATCATGGAGGTCGTGCCCCTGGACGACACCCTGCTGGTCGAGGCCGAGGTCAAACCCTCGGACATCGCCTTCCTGCACCCCGGCCAGAAGGCCAAGGTCAAGATCACGGCCTACGACTTCTCCATCTACGGCGGCCTGGACGGCATCGTCGAGAACATCTCGGCCGACACCATCGAGGACGAGAAGGGCGAGAGCCACTATCTGGTCAAGGTGCGCACCAAGGAAAACGCCATCACCTACCGGGGACAGCAACTGCCCATCATTCCGGGCATGACCGCGAGCGTGGACATCCTGACCGGCCGCAAGTCGGTCCTGGACTACCTGCTCAAGCCCCTGCTCAAGGCAAAACAGAACGCGCTCAGGGAACGATGA